AGGGGACTTGCTGAGTTTATCATATGTCCAGCGTAAAACTGAGAGGCCTTCGAAGGATCCAGAGACCGCAGGTAGCCGAGTAACGCTGGCGTGTTGACGAATATGTCATCATCCCCACTAAAGACAAAGGCGGCATTAGGACAGTATGTCAGTGTCCAGTGGAGGAACATGGTCATTTTGAGCGTCAGGTTCAAGAGGGATTCATGGAAGTCCCACTGCAGGACGTCCCCAAAGTGTCTCGATTCAAATGAGAGCAGTTGGCTGAGGTCAGGGTTATCCAATGGGGGGGTACCCAGCAGAAACACAGTGCGCACCCTCAGTCCACTCTGATGCGTCCCCTCTCGGCCCCAGGTCTCCCGCACCGCCTGTCTCTTCACAAAGTTCTCAGGAGTTGACTTGATAGCAAAAAGCAGGAAGGTCTGGTTGTCTCCCTTCCCTTTATCAGGGATGCACTTGTTGGGCTGTCTGAGCAGGGCTGGAGGGGACCTGCAGTGCATGCCCTGCAAAAAGTCCTGGAATAAGAAAGGGTAGGAAGAGAAGTCGTGCATGTTGGTTTTCAGAAGCTCTTGATTTGTCTCCCTGCAGCGAGACCAAGCGGCGTCATGTATGAAAGGATTTTCTCCCTTGTCCAGTTTACCGAGGGCCGAGTACAGCAGACGGTTCCAGTACGCTCCATTTTGAGGGATGGACTTTCTGAAGCTGTCAGAAACAGACACACCGTTGTCATTGAGGTAAAGTGTGGTTAAGCTCTCCTCCTTGGAGGATTGTGTAGTCACATCACTAACACGGGCCTGGACGCTGGAATGCTTCAGGAGGTCCTCTGGTAAAGCCCCATAACTGTTGGTCATCTCTCGGTGCAGGGTCGAGTAGACGAAGATCAGAAATAAGGTCACAGAGAGAACCAAAGCAATGAAGGTTTGAATGCGTCTCATTGGCTCGAGGTGAGTAAACCAAGCTGTGTTGTTCCTAGAAATGGAGATGTTCAGGGAGATGTTCACAGGACCTGGTGTGTGATGTCTTCAGGTTACACAGACTCCGTCAGCAGGTGACACTGGATGTACCTGCCAATAGAAAAATTAATGTAAATCAACACATTGCAAACTGTATAATCTTGAAACTCAACAGAAATTAACGATTAGCTTCAATAAGCATAgtatttaatgcaaatttggaATTCTACTGCCAGATGTTCCTGTTGTTTTGTTGAACCACACTTAAAGAGCTgacataatgaaaaaaaaaaaaacagttaatatTAGTTTGTTTGAAATTATAGACACAGATTTACGTATTAAAATAAGAGTGTAGTGCCGCCATCCCATATAAAAGGACAGATGAGGTGGTTTGGCACCGTACAACTTTTAAAAAGGAATGTTGAAGAACCAGGTCAACAAACAGGAGTAGTGCAAAAAAAGTGGCATTCATTAACAAAAAGTTTACTGAAACAAATGGCAAAAATGGAACCCCGGAATttcaataaaactaaattaaactaaagaaaaagaacactaaacaaaagaaagctgcaAACCAAATATTACAGCATGTCATTTATTGCATAACTGTCTTACctattttcaaacattttaaaggggaaatatcaggatcattttcaggttcatacttgtattttggttttctaatagaacatgtttacatgcttaaatgttcacaaaacataatttttctcattctgtctgtctgaatatacctgtactgACTTTTGTGTACTATTACAATCAGAGTTGAATGATAAGGTGGATAAGCCTAAATTTAGGAAATCAAAAcagaactagaatggcactctgagagcgcagacctccgccaagacgcatgactttaaaaacagatcacagctcacagctggcggtaccatgagGTGGTCAGCTTGTTAtcaacacggtgtgtttccgtgtaacgtatcggcagatgcctctctcattcagcagccttgttatgtctgtataacgttacactacgttgtctctcatcccgtcatctagcgctttgttctttctcaccgcggacggccagcagctcccgcacacacatcaacacacgtatctctctgctctcagaaggaggcggggtcacgcgtcatcaacgcgtcatcagtccGACTGCGcgtgtgttataccctgtggttttaatgctcaggctgatcgaaatccttaaaaaaattcctgaatccggatcgccaccaaaatcgaatggattgttcattgtgcttaaccccacccctccaaaaaattcattcaaatccattgcggacTTTTGCAGTAATCTTGctaacagacagaaagacagacaaacaaacaaaccaacgccagtgaaaacattACCTCCTTCAGGTAACAATTTGCCTAAAAGTCAGAGGTCAATTTGTGCACAGTTAAGATGTGGTATATTACCACTACACATTGAAACAGGAAGATACAGAGGTGTAACTGAAGACGAAAGACCGTGCCAATATTGTGAACTAAATGAGGTTGAGaacaaaattaattttattttattttgtccttTGTATCATGATTTAcgacaaatattattaaaaaatgttccTGGTTTAGATTTGATAAGTATGGAGACTGGATCCTTAATTTAATATCTTGATAATGctaattattaataatcataataataataataataattgataatgtttttgtatttgctgAATATCTTTCTAAAGCATGGGATAGGAGAAGAAAAAGCAACCTACAATAGATAAATTCCTCAGACTCTCACGCCTATTTTTTCTCATGATTGGACTTGTGTATGTGTCTTGTGCTTAGGGCTGTGATTGTAtatctgtttatttgttgtatttccaTTGTGTGATGTATCCGGGGGCCTGTTTCACAAAAGCAGAATCTGTGTCATGGGTGAATGGATTTATGTAGCTGCATACATTTATTAGAGAAGTTATTGTGCATGATAACATTTAACAGGAAGTGTCGGCGTACAGTAACTCTGTGTGGTTGCAAAATTGTAGTtcatatgagaaaaaaatgtttttgcattgTGAGGTTGAACTAATTTCCTTTACATTTCCAACAGGTGCCTGCTGTAATTGGTGAGGACGCGTCGTCTGTCGAGAGGCACGTGCACGTCCTACAAATACAGAAGATGCAGCCAGATACCTCCATGGTCAAAGGTTATGCAGCGAACGTTTTTATGGCGGCGAAAGGAGATTGCGAATGATATGACACTGGGGGACGTATTGAAGAACTACCCTTTCCTAAGAACTCAGGGGTAGGGGATATGAATTACAGTACATTCAGTCAATTTTCAGTTGTTCAAAGCACATAGTCAATGAAAGGACTCCATAGCACTTGGAACAGTAACAGTTAATTTAACTGAAGAGAAGATCTGTTTTCGAACAGTTTTAATACTTGTCTGGTCCTTCAATATTGAGACGATGTGGTAAAATGAGTAATAAATTCCCCCTCTCTATCAGCTATTTTCAGTTGTGCGATGAAGTTGACAGGATCGATCCATCTGCGGTGAACTTGTGCCGGCGCTGAAAAGAGGGCTTTGCCGGCATAGGGCCGAAGGTGGTCCAGCTAGCATAAGGAAAATCCCCATCAGCCAAAATGTACTCTGAAGTAAGGGAGGAAATGCTGGCAGAGGATCTACCAGGTATttaactgttttattttggttcaTGGGCAGTTtgtagtgtttttgttgtgctcTCATACCAAAACGGGTTAATAGGTACAGACTTCAATTTTCGCATTAAATTTACAGAAAAGACTTATTTCATTGTGTCCTACAGATGTTGACTTCTGTGCTGCGCTGATCCTGCTGCCCCACTTCTTTAAAGTGAAGGCCGACCAGGTATGGAGTTAGGGGGGTTTGGGGTAAAACACTTTTTTCACGTTTTGTCACTAGAAAATCGCCATACACTTTCACGCTATATTTGCAAAACTATGATGACGGTCTGGAGTCTTGATCATGAAGCTTGATCTGTTTTAATAACTTGCTACCTTCACCAttgttctgacatttttattttctttaacagCATGATGCTCCAAGTCCCTACCCAACCTTACCGTTGGTAGACACCGACTGGAAGATGGCCTTTACCGGGAAGGTTCCGGTTTCGGTCAAAGTGGACAGTGTGGACAGGTCTGTGCAGGGGAACAGGAGTTGAAGATGGGGTAATTGCAGCCTTCTGTGCCTACTTTGATTTTGACTTCGCTTACCCACCCTACATGAAGAATACACTACCCTTTCTCCAACGTACTATACTGAACATTACTGTGGTGGGTGAAAAGCCCCTACCAGTCACTGCGACCCGAATGATCAATCTACTAAAAATGCCACGACTGTATAGATGTACAAGGTGTAGAAGAACCACCTTcaccttaaagtggcagtaggccgtgtatttttggcatcactgggcaaaattcttttaataacctttcaacatattgtaattcaagtgttctgagagaaaactagacttcctcatggctctgttttcaggctttaaaaaatctacatGGCGTTCCTTCACAAGATTTCACAATAGCGgcggcatcacaaactttctcattttacagctaaacattacactacaagatgattctgaaaacatttgaggtgataaatagtcattacagtaacagaatattgattcatatttgatcagcgctgcctagtttgaccgtttggtcggagttcgcgagtgattgacagccggctctcatagacggcagctggacagcagaataatactgtcaggatgtagcaacagttttataaaaataacttttttgaatcatatttgctccaatctcactcATTCAGCTTTAATGAAACTGCTTCCATATATTGGTCTGATTAATGCCCACGAAGTCAACTTTAATATAACTTGTGGACTAAATGACAGTAATTCAAATTTCCATGTGTCGTGTGTTTCATAAACATGGGGAGCATGTGCTACCTCGATCGCAACGATAAAACCAATGACCAATTTATGTTACGAGTTACGAGTTGTGGCTGAAAAACATTGAAAGAAAAACGGGGACAGAAGCTATTGTTCAATGAAATTTGTTATGctgtattgtattgtgttgcatTGATACAGTTTACATTATTcagaaaataatttaaagaatttactttttttgaaaTTCTGTATTTATACAATATGAGGTACATTTGACTCCTACAGAATTAAGGTAAATTTTTTCCCCCAGGGGTACATATTTGGCCCCATAAGGTACAAACGGTAAGGGTACTTAAATGCACCCTTGTTAAGGGGTACAGTGGGTGTACCTTTGAGGGTACTGCCCCAGTGACGAGCTGTTGGACCCCCAAAGGTACAAATTCAGCACATTATTTCTGACAGCGTGCCATAAAAAGAGTttgtatgtcccaatacatagtatgtaaAATGCACTATGCCAAAAGTACCAGGATGTAACTAATGTGCCTGcatgtaagataagataagataagataagataagataagatatacttatATTGTCCCCGTGGGGAAATTTTTCCTGAAAtccgtccaactgcagttacaaacactaaattaaaacagcatcaacaacaatattaaacgattccacacaagacagggaaacagttccacagaaactgatgtttcaacacatacacagtccacgTATATAATGGCACAtaatatcacacacaccatggcaggtattgcacccaggtagtgcactgcaccgtctaccgtcttgcccatattgcacagaTGCAACATTTTGCACTGTCCCAGTTTAACATATAGCACAGTCTAACcatatacagctctggaaaaaattaagagaccacttcaaaattatcagtttctctggttttactatttattggtatgtgtttgagtaaaattaaattttttagttttattctataaactactgacaacatttctcccaaatttcaaataaaaatattgtcatttagagcatttatttacagaaaatgacaactggtcaaaataacaaaaaagatgcagtgttttcagatctggaataatgcaaagaaaacaagttcatattaatttttaagcaacacaatactaatgttttaacttaggaagagttcagaaatcaatatttggtggaataaccttgattcacaatcac
The Sebastes fasciatus isolate fSebFas1 chromosome 7, fSebFas1.pri, whole genome shotgun sequence genome window above contains:
- the b3gnt2l gene encoding N-acetyllactosaminide beta-1,3-N-acetylglucosaminyltransferase 2: MRRIQTFIALVLSVTLFLIFVYSTLHREMTNSYGALPEDLLKHSSVQARVSDVTTQSSKEESLTTLYLNDNGVSVSDSFRKSIPQNGAYWNRLLYSALGKLDKGENPFIHDAAWSRCRETNQELLKTNMHDFSSYPFLFQDFLQGMHCRSPPALLRQPNKCIPDKGKGDNQTFLLFAIKSTPENFVKRQAVRETWGREGTHQSGLRVRTVFLLGTPPLDNPDLSQLLSFESRHFGDVLQWDFHESLLNLTLKMTMFLHWTLTYCPNAAFVFSGDDDIFVNTPALLGYLRSLDPSKASQFYAGHMINSASPLRDPKSKYYIPLSFYDGPYPAYAGGGGYLISGALLKPLYSVSRVMPFFPIDDVYAGMCFQALGVSLEANEAFRTFDVKEQDRENLCIHKSLIVIHQRSPLEMKKLWKGIHSPLLTC